Proteins from a single region of Puntigrus tetrazona isolate hp1 chromosome 2, ASM1883169v1, whole genome shotgun sequence:
- the ptbp1a gene encoding polypyrimidine tract-binding protein 1a: MDGRLETDLYPLGSSYVTEIDSVHDITVGTKRGSDELFSSCISNGPYIMSSGAANGNDSKKFKGDIRSPGIPSRVIHVRKLPNDINEAEVISLGLPFGKVTNLLMLKGKNQAFLEMNTEESAQTMVSYYSSVTPVIRNHPIYMQYSNHKELKTDNSPNQVRAQAALQAVNAVQTGSMSLSTVDGAGMGSQSPVLRVIVENLFYPVTLDVLHQIFSKFGTVLKIITFTKNNQFQALVQYSDGMTAQHAKLSLDGQNIYNACCTLRISFSKLTSLNVKYNNDKSRDYTRPDLPTGDSQPSLNAQTMAAAALTAPGIISASPYAGAHGFPPTFAIQQAAGLSLQGVPAGALASLGVPGAAAAAAAAAAAGRLSLSGLAAGGNSVLLVSNLNPESVTPQCLFILFGVYGDVMRVKILFNKKENALVQMSDGTQAQLAMSHLNGQKLYGKALRVTLSKHTTVQLPREGHEDQGLTKDYSNSPLHRFKKPGSKNYSNIFPPSSTLHLSNIPPSVTEDHLRGLFLSSGAVVKAFKFFQKDRKMALIQLGSVEEAIESLIKFHNHDLGENHHLRVSFSKSTI, translated from the exons ATGGACGG ccGTTTAGAGACTGATCTGTATCCTCTGGGATCCAGTTACGTCACTGAAATAGA CAGTGTCCATGATATAACGGTCGGCACAAAG AGGGGATCTGACGAACTCTTTTCCTCCTGCATATCTAACGGACCTTATATAATGAGCTCTGGAGCag CAAATGGTAATGACAGCAAGAAGTTCAAAGGGGACATCAGGAGCCCAGGCATTCCTTCACGAGTCATTCATGTACGCAAACTGCCAAATGACATAAATGAAGCAGAAGTTATTTCTTTGGGGCTTCCCTTTGGCAAAGTGACCAACCTTCTGATGCTAAAAGGAAAGAACCAG GCCTTCCTGGAGATGAACACTGAGGAGTCAGCACAGACTATGGTCAGCTACTACTCCTCCGTCACCCCTGTCATCCGCAACCATCCCATCTACATGCAGTATTCCAATCACAAGGAGCTGAAGACTGACAACTCACCCAACCAAGTT AGGGCACAGGCAGCACTGCAGGCGGTGAATGCGGTACAGACAGGAAGCATGTCTTTGAGCACTGTTGATGGAGCAGGCATGGGCAGCCAAAGCCCTGTTCTGAGAGTCATTGTTGAAAATCTTTTCTACCCAGTTACTCTTGATGTTCTTCACCAG ATCTTCTCAAAGTTTGGCACCGTTTTGAAGATTATAACCTTTACCAAAAACAACCAGTTCCAAGCACTGGTCCAGTACTCAGATGGAATGACTGCTCAGCATGCAAAACTG TCTTTAGATGGGCAGAACATCTACAATGCTTGCTGTACCCTTCGCATCAGTTTCTCTAAGCTCACCAGCTTGAATGTTAAGTATAACAACGATAAGAGCAGAGACTACACTCGCCCTGACTTGCCTACCGGAGACAGTCAACCCTCCCTCAATGCACAGACGATGGCTGCAGCTGCCTTGA CTGCTCCTGGTATTATCTCTGCATCACCATATGCTGGGGCTCATGGTTTCCCACCAACATTTGCCATTCAGCAGGCAGCAG GTCTGTCTCTGCAGGGTGTGCCTGCTGGGGCTCTTGCATCGCTCGGTGTCCCCGGTGCAGCGGCGGCGGCTGCGGCGGCAGCTGCAGCAGGACGCCTGAGTCTTTCTGGTCTCGCTGCTGGTGGGAACAGTGTCCTGCTGGTCAGCAACCTTAACCCAGAG AGCGTTACGCCCCAATGCCTCTTTATTCTTTTCG gTGTGTATGGTGACGTCATGAGAGTGAAGATCCTATTCAACAAGAAAGAGAATGCTTTGGTGCAGATGTCTGATGGAACCCAAGCCCAGCTAG CCATGAGCCACTTGAATGGGCAGAAACTGTATGGCAAGGCTTTGCGGGTCACTCTGTCCAAACACACCACTGTGCAGCTGCCACGTGAAGGTCATGAGGATCAGGGGCTCACCAAGGACTACAGTAACTCTCCCCTTCACCGTTTCAAAAAGCCAGGCTCCAAGAACTACTCCAACATCTTCCCTCCTTCTTCTACTCTCCATCTTTCCAATATACC GCCTTCTGTCACTGAGGATCACCTCAGAGGCCTGTTCCTAAGTTCAGGAGCTGTGGTTAAGGCCTTCAAGTTTTTCCA gAAAGACCGAAAAATGGCTCTCATCCAGTTGGGCTCCGTGGAGGAAGCAATAGAGTCTCTGATCAAATTTCACAATCATGACCTTGGCGAGAATCATCACCTCAGAGTGTCTTTCTCAAAGTCCACCATCTGA
- the palm1b gene encoding paralemmin 1b isoform X3, with product MSTSQSSDAAVCAVETSKALRERWLLDGAPSSGEDEAQKQLQEDEAKTKLLEQTILRLEQEIDELETGVPLNKGENAPDGPAKAVENGIQQPSPNADQNSKKQITGIEAKLQCTNPDVAIENASAEHPVTMVFMGYKNVEDEAETKKTLGIEETVKAEFVVIEDGESKAGNEGAKEDQAPPNGSTSSPDKAQDEAKKEESKEEGNSKEKQPCKCCTVM from the exons TCAAAGGCATTGAGAGAGCGGTGGCTGTTGGACGGAGCGCCATCCAGTGGAGAAGACGAGGCACAGAAACAATTACAAGAGGATGAAGCCAAGACCAAACTACTGGAGCAGACCATCCTCAG ACTAGAACAGGAGATTGATGAGCTTGAGACTGGAGTGCCTTTGAATAAAGGAGAAAAT GCACCTGATGGTCCAGCGAAGG CAGTTGAGAACGGCATACAGCAGCCCAGCCCGAACGCAGATCAAAATAGCAAGAAACAGATCACAGGCATCGAGGCCAAACTGCAGTGCACCAACCCCGACGTAGCCATTGAGAATGCCAGCGCAGAGCATCCCGTCACCATGGTGTTCATGGGCTACAAGAATGTAGAGGACGAGGCCGAGACCAAGAAGACGCTGGGCATAGAGGAGACAGTGAAAGCTGAATTTGTGGTCATTGAGGACGGCGAGAGCAAAGCTGGGAACGAAGGGGCCAAAGAGGACCAGGCCCCACCTAACGGCAGCACCTCCAGTCCCGACAAAGCTCAGGATGAAGCCAAGAAGGAGGAATCGAAAGAAGAAGGCAATTCGAAAGAAAAGCAGCCGTGCAAGTGCTGCACAGTCATGTGA